One window from the genome of Helicobacter pylori encodes:
- a CDS encoding NADH-ubiquinone oxidoreductase subunit E family protein: protein MKRFDLRPLKADIFERLEELIEKEMQPNEVAIFMFEVGDFSNIPKSAEFIQSKGHELLNSLRFNQADWTIVVRKKA from the coding sequence ATGAAACGCTTTGATTTGCGCCCCTTAAAAGCAGATATTTTTGAACGCTTAGAAGAATTGATTGAAAAAGAAATGCAACCCAATGAAGTCGCTATTTTCATGTTTGAAGTGGGGGATTTTTCTAATATCCCTAAGAGCGCTGAATTTATCCAATCTAAAGGGCATGAACTCCTCAATTCTTTGCGTTTCAATCAAGCGGATTGGACGATTGTCGTGAGAAAAAAGGCTTGA
- a CDS encoding NADH-quinone oxidoreductase subunit G, whose product MITMNINGKIIECQEGQSVLEAARSAGIYIPTICYLSGCSPTVACKMCMVEMDGKRVYSCNTKAKNNATILTNTPTLMDERKSIMQTYDVNHPLECGVCDKSGECELQDMTHLTGVEHQPYAVADDFKALDSWAKALYDPNLCIMCERCVTTCKDNVGENNLKATKADLHAPDKFKDSMSKDAFSVWSRKQKGIISFVGSVPCYDCGECIAVCPVGALSYKDFAYTANAWELKKIHSTCSHCSAGCLISYDVRHFDTLGEESKIFRVLNDFYHNPICGAGRFAFDVSSSPKGSANLKEAQNALKECEAVRIGGDITNEEAFLIERLRKELGFKIYNKDAYRFQQFLKVLGEVKRPSIEEIKTSNLVVTIGSSIKTENPLVRYAINNALKLNKASLIAMHPIKDNALVNLCRSSFCITHEVGAEEILLGMLLKMLNIESAALKSLEDSKQSIVDEAALKALEEERKKALEQAEQGCSIGENKAENQEENKTETATPKEENQEEAAAPKENQEENKTEVKEESIEVPTKTTYLLLEEAGINLETYEKILALLQKSNNTLLVVGEEIYSHKQAHNIAKMLRLLAQKSAIKLILIPPSANALGIASICQLSEEIFEHEKIVGIRAQGDFTINSDDRVFGKGALSKVDFILPSLNQIEGTITNVEGRVLPLKPALRFEGYDLSDIMQGFGFVEENLIECTHKLPTEAGFKAIEFDYLTNYFTNDRANHRGYLLGTSHFENSAKECETTECEPIKPLKEKIAFNAYLKYPETQFNNATNKSENLQLKAGVYVSKAFLKKLNKEVGQNITLSKEEEELTGVLYLDESLDQEVFVISPSLLTNHSNFFREGVFDSVDLKEQA is encoded by the coding sequence ATGATCACAATGAATATCAATGGCAAAATAATTGAATGCCAAGAGGGACAAAGCGTTTTAGAGGCCGCTAGGAGCGCTGGGATCTACATCCCTACTATTTGTTATTTAAGCGGTTGCTCGCCCACAGTCGCATGCAAAATGTGCATGGTTGAAATGGATGGCAAACGGGTTTATAGTTGCAACACGAAAGCCAAAAACAACGCCACCATTCTCACTAACACCCCCACGCTCATGGATGAAAGAAAAAGCATCATGCAAACTTATGATGTCAACCACCCCCTAGAGTGTGGCGTGTGCGATAAGAGCGGGGAGTGCGAATTGCAAGACATGACGCATTTAACCGGCGTGGAGCACCAACCTTATGCGGTGGCTGATGATTTTAAAGCGTTGGATTCATGGGCAAAAGCCTTGTATGACCCTAATTTGTGCATCATGTGCGAAAGGTGCGTAACCACTTGCAAAGACAATGTGGGCGAAAACAACCTTAAAGCCACTAAAGCCGACTTGCACGCTCCGGATAAATTTAAAGACAGCATGTCCAAAGACGCTTTTAGCGTGTGGAGTCGCAAGCAAAAGGGCATTATTTCTTTTGTGGGTAGCGTGCCTTGCTATGATTGTGGGGAATGCATTGCGGTATGCCCTGTGGGCGCTTTGAGCTATAAAGATTTCGCTTACACGGCTAACGCATGGGAATTAAAAAAGATCCATTCTACCTGTTCGCATTGTTCAGCTGGGTGTTTGATTTCTTATGATGTGCGCCATTTTGATACTCTAGGCGAAGAATCTAAAATTTTTAGGGTGCTTAATGATTTTTACCATAACCCTATTTGTGGGGCAGGCCGTTTCGCTTTTGATGTGAGCTCTAGCCCTAAAGGCAGTGCTAATCTTAAAGAAGCGCAAAACGCCCTCAAAGAATGCGAAGCGGTGCGAATAGGTGGGGACATTACGAATGAAGAAGCGTTTTTGATAGAGCGCTTGAGGAAAGAGCTTGGTTTTAAAATCTATAACAAAGATGCGTATCGTTTCCAGCAATTCTTAAAAGTATTGGGCGAAGTTAAACGCCCTAGTATTGAAGAGATTAAAACTTCCAATTTAGTCGTTACGATAGGATCTTCTATCAAAACAGAAAACCCTTTAGTGCGCTATGCCATCAATAACGCTCTCAAACTCAATAAAGCTTCTTTAATCGCTATGCACCCTATTAAGGATAACGCGCTAGTGAATTTGTGCCGAAGCTCTTTTTGCATCACCCATGAAGTGGGGGCTGAAGAAATCCTTTTAGGCATGCTTTTAAAGATGCTCAACATTGAAAGCGCGGCTCTAAAAAGCTTAGAAGATTCCAAGCAAAGCATTGTGGATGAAGCGGCTCTTAAAGCCTTAGAAGAAGAGCGAAAAAAAGCTTTAGAACAAGCCGAGCAAGGGTGCAGTATTGGAGAAAATAAGGCAGAAAATCAAGAAGAGAATAAAACAGAAACGGCTACCCCAAAAGAAGAAAATCAAGAAGAAGCAGCTGCTCCAAAAGAAAATCAAGAAGAAAACAAGACAGAGGTTAAAGAAGAAAGCATTGAAGTCCCTACCAAAACCACTTATTTGTTGCTTGAAGAAGCGGGCATCAATTTAGAAACTTATGAAAAAATTCTCGCTCTTTTGCAAAAATCAAATAACACCTTGCTGGTGGTTGGCGAAGAAATTTATAGCCACAAACAAGCCCACAATATCGCTAAAATGTTGCGTTTATTAGCCCAAAAAAGCGCTATTAAACTCATTCTTATCCCCCCAAGCGCGAACGCTTTAGGCATCGCTTCTATTTGTCAATTGAGCGAAGAAATTTTTGAACATGAAAAAATCGTAGGCATTCGCGCTCAAGGGGATTTCACTATCAATAGCGACGATAGGGTTTTTGGGAAAGGTGCTCTCAGCAAAGTGGATTTTATTTTGCCCAGTCTCAACCAGATAGAAGGCACGATCACTAATGTTGAAGGGCGTGTGTTGCCCTTAAAACCGGCTTTGAGGTTTGAAGGCTATGATTTGAGCGATATCATGCAAGGCTTTGGCTTTGTGGAAGAAAACCTCATAGAATGCACCCACAAACTCCCTACAGAAGCGGGCTTTAAAGCCATAGAATTTGATTATCTAACCAATTATTTCACTAACGACAGGGCTAATCATAGGGGCTATTTATTAGGAACAAGCCATTTTGAAAACAGCGCTAAAGAATGCGAAACCACAGAATGCGAGCCTATCAAGCCTTTAAAAGAAAAAATCGCTTTCAACGCGTATTTAAAATACCCAGAAACGCAATTCAATAACGCTACCAATAAAAGCGAGAATTTGCAATTAAAAGCCGGTGTCTATGTGTCTAAAGCTTTCTTAAAAAAATTGAATAAAGAAGTGGGGCAAAACATCACTTTATCTAAAGAAGAAGAGGAATTAACAGGCGTTTTGTATCTTGATGAGAGCTTGGATCAGGAGGTGTTTGTCATTTCGCCTTCTCTTTTGACAAACCATTCTAACTTTTTTAGAGAGGGCGTGTTTGATAGCGTGGATTTAAAGGAGCAAGCATGA
- the nuoH gene encoding NADH-quinone oxidoreductase subunit NuoH — protein MSAYIIETLIKILILVAVFSALGGFATYIERKVLAYFQRRLGPCYVGPFGLLQVAADGIKLFTKEDIIPQGANKFIFTLAPIIAMVSAFVSMAPIPFFPNFTLFGYEIKPLISDINIGFLFFLAVGAAGIYAPILAGLASNNKYSLIGSARATIQLLSFEVVSTLTILAPLMVVGSLSLVEINHYQSGGFLDWLVFKQPLAFVLFLIASYAELNRTPFDLLEHEAEIVAGYCTEYSGLKWGMFFLAEYVHLFAFSFVISIVFFGGFNAWGFIPGGIAILIKAGFFVFLSMWVRATYPHVRPDQLMNMCWKIMLPLALLNIVLTGIVILI, from the coding sequence ATGAGCGCTTATATCATTGAAACCTTGATTAAAATTTTGATTTTAGTCGCTGTTTTTTCGGCTTTAGGAGGCTTTGCCACTTATATTGAAAGGAAAGTGTTAGCCTATTTCCAACGCCGTTTAGGGCCTTGTTATGTGGGGCCTTTTGGGCTTTTACAAGTCGCAGCAGACGGCATTAAGCTTTTCACTAAAGAAGACATTATCCCCCAAGGTGCGAATAAGTTTATTTTCACGCTAGCGCCCATTATTGCGATGGTGAGCGCGTTTGTGTCCATGGCGCCTATCCCCTTTTTCCCTAATTTCACTCTGTTTGGCTATGAGATTAAGCCCCTTATTTCTGACATCAACATTGGCTTTTTGTTTTTCTTAGCCGTGGGCGCAGCAGGGATTTATGCACCTATTTTAGCCGGGCTTGCCTCTAATAACAAATACTCTCTAATTGGCTCCGCAAGAGCGACGATCCAACTGCTCAGCTTTGAAGTGGTCAGCACCTTAACCATTCTAGCCCCCTTAATGGTGGTAGGATCGCTCTCTTTAGTGGAAATCAATCATTACCAAAGCGGTGGGTTTTTAGACTGGCTTGTGTTTAAGCAGCCTCTAGCGTTTGTTTTGTTTTTGATCGCAAGCTACGCTGAATTGAATCGAACCCCCTTTGACTTGTTAGAGCATGAAGCCGAGATCGTGGCGGGGTATTGCACTGAATACAGCGGCTTGAAATGGGGCATGTTCTTTTTAGCGGAATACGTGCATTTATTCGCTTTTTCTTTTGTGATTTCTATTGTGTTTTTTGGCGGGTTTAACGCATGGGGCTTTATCCCTGGGGGAATAGCGATTTTAATCAAAGCGGGCTTTTTTGTCTTTTTGTCCATGTGGGTTAGAGCGACTTATCCGCATGTAAGGCCCGATCAGTTGATGAACATGTGCTGGAAAATCATGCTGCCTTTAGCGCTATTGAACATCGTGCTAACGGGCATTGTTATTTTAATTTAA
- the nuoI gene encoding NADH-quinone oxidoreductase subunit NuoI — protein MAKQEYKQLPKRAEIHSTTEQFKDTIKTSLGLDLFKGLGLTIKEFFSPSVTIHYPMEQLPLSPRYRAVHNLQRLLDSGSERCIGCGLCEKICTSNCIRIITHKGEDNRKKIDSYTINLGRCIYCGLCAEVCPELAIVMGNRFENASTQRSQYGSKSEFLTSEQDAKNCSHAEFLGFGAVSPNYNERMQATPLDYVQEPSKEESKEESPTNPESHKGDENV, from the coding sequence ATGGCCAAACAAGAATACAAGCAACTTCCTAAACGAGCCGAAATCCATAGCACGACCGAGCAGTTTAAAGACACCATTAAAACGAGCTTGGGTTTGGATCTATTCAAAGGGTTAGGACTTACGATCAAGGAATTTTTTAGCCCAAGCGTAACCATCCATTACCCTATGGAACAACTCCCTTTAAGCCCACGCTATCGCGCGGTGCATAATCTGCAACGGCTTTTAGACTCAGGCTCTGAAAGGTGTATAGGTTGTGGGCTGTGCGAAAAGATTTGCACGAGCAATTGCATAAGGATCATCACGCATAAAGGCGAAGACAACCGCAAAAAGATCGATTCTTACACGATCAATTTGGGGCGTTGCATTTATTGCGGGTTGTGCGCGGAAGTTTGCCCAGAATTGGCGATCGTTATGGGGAATCGGTTTGAAAACGCCAGCACCCAACGCTCCCAATACGGCTCTAAAAGCGAGTTTTTAACGAGCGAACAAGACGCTAAAAACTGCTCGCATGCCGAGTTTTTAGGCTTTGGTGCGGTAAGCCCTAATTACAATGAACGCATGCAAGCCACCCCTTTAGATTATGTCCAAGAGCCCTCAAAAGAAGAATCCAAAGAAGAGTCTCCAACAAACCCAGAAAGCCATAAAGGGGATGAAAATGTTTGA
- a CDS encoding NADH-quinone oxidoreductase subunit J translates to MFETIAFYFFAILTLSMALVVITTTNILYAITALASSMVFISAFFFLLDAEFLGVVQITVYVGAVIVMYAFGMMFFNSAAEVVERKQSPKILCVLSFGVALLLTLILSAPSIGENLSNQVNSNAIDTQIPNIKAIGYVLFTNYLIPFEAAALMLLVAMVGGIATGIQKIHGKNHTQFIKESL, encoded by the coding sequence ATGTTTGAAACCATTGCCTTTTATTTCTTTGCGATCCTTACTTTGAGCATGGCGTTAGTGGTGATCACCACCACGAATATCCTCTATGCCATTACCGCTCTTGCTAGCAGCATGGTTTTTATCTCTGCTTTTTTCTTTTTGCTAGACGCTGAGTTTTTGGGCGTGGTACAAATCACGGTATATGTGGGCGCGGTCATTGTGATGTATGCGTTTGGCATGATGTTTTTCAACTCCGCTGCAGAAGTCGTTGAACGCAAGCAAAGCCCTAAAATCCTGTGTGTGCTTTCATTTGGCGTGGCGCTGTTGCTCACCTTGATTTTAAGCGCTCCTAGCATTGGCGAAAACCTTTCTAATCAAGTCAATTCCAACGCTATTGATACGCAAATCCCCAACATTAAAGCGATTGGTTATGTGCTTTTCACCAATTACCTCATTCCCTTTGAAGCGGCGGCTTTAATGCTTTTAGTCGCTATGGTTGGAGGCATCGCTACAGGGATTCAAAAAATCCATGGGAAAAATCACACGCAATTTATAAAGGAATCTCTATGA
- the nuoK gene encoding NADH-quinone oxidoreductase subunit NuoK: MIGLNHYLIVSGLLFCIGLAGMLKRKNILLLFFSTEIMLNAINIGFVAISKYTHNLDGQMFALFIIAIAASEVAIGLGLVILWFKKYKSLDIDSLNAMKG, encoded by the coding sequence ATGATAGGGTTGAACCACTATTTGATTGTTTCAGGGTTGCTCTTTTGCATTGGCTTAGCGGGCATGCTGAAACGCAAAAACATTCTATTACTCTTTTTTTCTACAGAAATCATGCTCAATGCGATCAATATCGGTTTTGTAGCGATCTCTAAATACACACACAATTTAGACGGGCAGATGTTCGCGCTCTTTATTATCGCTATTGCCGCTAGTGAGGTGGCTATTGGTTTGGGCTTGGTGATTTTGTGGTTTAAGAAATACAAGAGCTTAGACATTGATTCTTTAAACGCTATGAAAGGTTAA
- the nuoL gene encoding NADH-quinone oxidoreductase subunit L, which produces MQYSSLLSVVLFLPLIGAIYAGLFGAKAKALHVGVFNSLCVLVSFIGAVVLFVQAWHHQSYEKYLFDWIVVGNFKVGFSLMLDNINAVMIVVVTLVSFLVHVYSIGYMEHDTGFNRYFSYLSGFVFSMLVLVLSDNFLGLFIGWEGVGLCSYLLIGFWYHKTSANNASIEAFVMNRITDLGMLMGIILIFWNFGTLQYKEVFSMLNNTDYSMLFYISVFLFIGAMGKSAQFPMHTWLANAMEGPTPVSALIHAATMVTAGVYLVIRANPLYSAVFEVGYFIACLGAFVALFGASMALVNKDLKRIVAYSTLSQLGYMFVAAGLGAYAIALFHLFTHAFFKSLLFLGSGNVMHAMEDNLDITKMGALYKPMRITAVFMIIGSVALCGIYPFAGYFSKDKILEVAFGMHHHILWFVLLIGAIFTAFYSFRLIMLVFFAPKQHEINHPHEAQNFMLLSMLPLGILAVIAGFFEEPFFHFISQVIPSVGEYLVPLALLISITTIVVLLSIAYAIFKYKNGITSKKEGGFLYKLLLNQYYIPQLYQGIAKVFSAIASFLHQVVELRIIDAVVDTIGRSVFVIGRVFRISQDGNLTSMLRFMVAGVLILLAFVAVFWR; this is translated from the coding sequence ATGCAATATTCTTCTTTGCTGTCAGTGGTGTTGTTTTTGCCCTTAATCGGTGCAATTTATGCGGGGCTGTTTGGGGCTAAAGCTAAAGCGTTGCATGTGGGCGTTTTCAATTCTTTGTGCGTGTTGGTTTCTTTCATTGGTGCGGTGGTTCTTTTCGTTCAAGCATGGCATCATCAAAGCTATGAAAAATATTTATTTGACTGGATCGTGGTGGGGAATTTTAAAGTCGGCTTTTCCCTCATGCTGGATAATATCAATGCAGTCATGATTGTCGTGGTCACTTTAGTTTCTTTCTTAGTGCATGTGTATTCTATAGGCTATATGGAGCATGATACAGGGTTTAACCGCTATTTTTCCTACCTTAGCGGCTTTGTGTTTTCCATGCTGGTGTTGGTGTTGAGCGATAATTTCTTAGGGCTTTTCATTGGCTGGGAAGGGGTGGGGCTATGCTCTTACTTGCTCATTGGCTTTTGGTATCATAAAACAAGCGCGAATAACGCTTCTATTGAGGCCTTTGTGATGAATCGAATCACGGATTTAGGCATGCTCATGGGGATTATTTTGATCTTTTGGAATTTTGGCACCCTCCAGTATAAAGAAGTCTTTAGCATGCTCAATAACACTGATTATTCCATGCTCTTTTACATTAGCGTGTTTCTTTTCATTGGTGCTATGGGCAAGAGCGCTCAATTCCCTATGCACACATGGTTAGCCAACGCTATGGAGGGGCCTACGCCGGTGTCCGCTCTCATCCATGCAGCGACGATGGTAACCGCTGGGGTGTATCTAGTCATCAGAGCCAATCCCTTGTATAGCGCGGTGTTTGAAGTGGGTTATTTTATCGCATGTTTAGGGGCGTTTGTGGCTCTTTTTGGAGCGAGCATGGCCTTAGTCAATAAAGATTTAAAACGCATTGTGGCTTATTCCACGCTTTCTCAATTAGGCTATATGTTTGTAGCGGCCGGTCTTGGGGCTTATGCGATCGCGCTTTTCCATCTCTTTACGCATGCGTTTTTCAAATCCCTCCTTTTCTTAGGCTCAGGGAATGTCATGCATGCGATGGAAGACAATCTGGATATTACTAAAATGGGCGCTTTATACAAGCCTATGAGGATCACAGCTGTCTTTATGATTATAGGTTCGGTAGCTTTGTGTGGGATCTACCCCTTTGCGGGCTATTTCTCCAAAGACAAGATTTTAGAAGTGGCTTTTGGGATGCACCACCACATTTTATGGTTTGTTCTTCTAATTGGGGCGATCTTTACCGCTTTTTATAGCTTCAGGCTCATCATGCTGGTGTTTTTTGCACCCAAACAGCACGAAATCAACCACCCCCATGAGGCTCAAAATTTCATGCTCTTAAGCATGCTGCCGTTAGGGATTTTGGCGGTCATTGCCGGGTTTTTTGAAGAGCCGTTTTTTCATTTCATCTCTCAAGTGATCCCTAGCGTTGGAGAGTATCTAGTCCCGCTCGCTCTTTTAATCAGTATCACCACCATAGTGGTGTTATTGAGCATCGCCTATGCCATATTTAAATATAAAAATGGTATCACTTCCAAAAAAGAGGGGGGCTTTTTATACAAGCTCTTGCTCAACCAATACTATATCCCGCAACTTTATCAAGGGATTGCAAAAGTTTTTAGTGCTATCGCTTCATTCTTGCACCAAGTCGTGGAATTAAGGATCATTGATGCGGTAGTGGATACTATAGGAAGAAGCGTTTTTGTTATAGGGCGTGTGTTTAGAATCAGTCAAGATGGGAATTTAACCTCCATGCTGCGCTTCATGGTGGCCGGGGTTTTAATTTTGTTAGCGTTTGTGGCTGTTTTTTGGAGATAA
- a CDS encoding NADH-quinone oxidoreductase subunit M, protein MQYLHAHLLSVVIFFPMLSALLAFFMSDQASRAYAIVIALIELLLVLLLWHGFDIQTAGMQFEEMKELIYQIGVNYHVGVDGIALFLLLLNAIVVLLCVIYVKEHRKDFAICLLLLEGILMGVFSSLNMIFFYAFWEISLLPVLYLIGRFGRNHKIYSGMKFFLYTFLASLCMLLGILYIGYYYASNYGMMSFDILDWYQLNFSSGVKTWLFVAFLIGIAVKIPLFPLHTWLPYAYSNAPTLGSVMLSALLSKMGTYALLRFLLPLFPELSEIYLTPIAIVALCMIIYGGFLAYAQKDLKTLIAYSSFSHMGVVVLGVFSFNVEGVSGAVFMMFAHGIIVMGLFLLAGILEERASSLEIARFGSIAKSAPVFAAFFMIVLMANVGMPLSIGFVGEFLSLLGFFATYPLLAIIAGTSIILSAIYMLTSYKDVFFGNLKAGNNQISVFEDLNAREVGVLSVILALILILGIYPKALLKPIEQGSKQLLEVIEIRSLPFLGSLDTKIKEVSYVNR, encoded by the coding sequence ATGCAGTATTTACATGCACATCTTTTAAGCGTGGTGATCTTTTTCCCCATGCTGAGCGCGCTATTAGCGTTCTTTATGAGCGATCAAGCGAGCAGAGCGTATGCGATTGTCATCGCTTTGATTGAATTGTTATTAGTCTTGTTGTTGTGGCATGGGTTTGATATTCAAACAGCGGGCATGCAGTTTGAAGAAATGAAGGAATTGATCTATCAAATTGGCGTGAATTACCATGTGGGCGTTGATGGCATCGCGCTCTTTTTGTTGCTCTTAAACGCTATCGTGGTGTTATTGTGCGTGATTTATGTCAAAGAGCATCGTAAAGACTTTGCGATCTGTCTTTTATTGTTAGAGGGGATTTTGATGGGCGTGTTTTCTTCTCTTAATATGATCTTTTTCTACGCTTTTTGGGAAATCTCGCTCTTGCCGGTTTTATACCTCATCGGTCGTTTTGGCCGTAACCATAAAATCTATTCTGGCATGAAGTTTTTCCTCTACACCTTTTTAGCGTCATTATGCATGCTCTTAGGCATTTTATACATTGGGTATTACTACGCTAGCAATTACGGTATGATGAGTTTTGATATTTTAGACTGGTATCAGTTGAACTTTTCTAGTGGGGTTAAAACCTGGCTCTTTGTGGCTTTCTTAATAGGGATTGCGGTTAAAATCCCGCTCTTTCCCTTACACACATGGTTGCCTTATGCGTATTCTAACGCTCCTACTTTAGGTTCTGTCATGCTTTCAGCCTTGCTTTCTAAAATGGGGACTTACGCCTTATTACGCTTCTTGCTCCCGCTTTTTCCTGAGCTTTCAGAGATTTATTTAACCCCTATAGCCATTGTGGCGCTATGCATGATCATTTATGGAGGTTTTTTAGCTTACGCTCAAAAGGATTTAAAAACCCTCATCGCTTATAGCTCGTTCTCGCACATGGGAGTCGTGGTGCTTGGGGTTTTTTCTTTCAATGTTGAGGGGGTTTCAGGGGCGGTGTTTATGATGTTTGCGCATGGTATTATCGTCATGGGATTGTTTTTGCTCGCTGGTATCTTGGAAGAGCGCGCCAGCAGTTTAGAAATCGCTCGCTTTGGATCGATCGCTAAAAGTGCTCCTGTTTTTGCAGCCTTTTTTATGATCGTTTTAATGGCGAATGTGGGTATGCCTTTAAGCATTGGTTTTGTGGGAGAGTTTTTGAGCTTGTTAGGGTTTTTTGCCACTTACCCTCTTTTGGCTATCATTGCCGGGACAAGCATCATTCTCTCAGCGATTTACATGCTCACTTCATATAAAGATGTTTTCTTTGGTAATTTGAAAGCCGGGAACAATCAAATCAGCGTATTTGAAGATTTGAACGCTCGTGAGGTAGGGGTTTTGAGCGTGATTTTAGCTTTGATTTTAATTTTAGGGATTTATCCTAAAGCGCTTTTAAAACCGATTGAGCAAGGCTCTAAGCAGCTTTTAGAGGTGATAGAAATCCGCTCGCTCCCTTTTTTAGGTTCATTGGACACTAAGATAAAAGAGGTCTCTTATGTTAATAGATAG
- the nuoN gene encoding NADH-quinone oxidoreductase subunit NuoN, with protein MLIDSLHISFDSFNFESILPMLVLVCGGIFTLLINAFTSRFSRNLNVFLCMLFLVLDFLVVLGLEEQENAFFGFLSLDTLSLISQSIVLISAFLLIFLALSKERFNEFQTAEFYSLYLFIVAGFQFMVSSNHLLLILIGLETASLPLCVLMALSDKRYGLEAGIKYFTMGAMASAFFAMGAMAFYLLTGSLNLEVITLYLHTEGVTNPMLFAMGAIFLIGAIGFKVSLVPFHTWMPDVYEGNNPVFASYISIVPKIAGFVVATRLFGAFIDTHTAWVEDIFYVLILMTITIPNFIALWQEDVKRMLAYSSISHSGFALACVFIHTEDSQQAMFVYWFMFAFTYIGAFGLLWLLKSREKTWDERYDHPYSKFNGLIKTHPLVAILGAIFVFGFAGIPPFSVFWGKFLAVESALESNHILLAVVMLINSAVAAFYYFRWLVAMFFNKPLQSYAQSDIYTQNATMPIYAVIIAMALACLFSVFMMRGLLEFVA; from the coding sequence ATGTTAATAGATAGTCTCCACATCTCTTTTGATAGCTTTAATTTTGAGAGCATTTTGCCCATGCTGGTGTTGGTGTGTGGGGGGATTTTCACGCTCTTAATCAACGCTTTCACTTCCAGGTTTTCACGCAATTTGAATGTGTTTTTATGCATGCTCTTTTTGGTTTTGGATTTTTTGGTGGTTTTAGGATTAGAAGAGCAAGAAAACGCCTTTTTTGGGTTTTTGAGCTTGGATACCCTCTCGCTCATCTCTCAAAGCATTGTCTTGATTTCAGCCTTTTTGCTCATTTTCTTAGCCCTTTCAAAAGAGCGCTTCAACGAATTTCAAACCGCTGAATTTTATTCCTTATATTTGTTTATTGTCGCTGGCTTTCAGTTCATGGTTTCAAGCAACCATTTGTTGTTAATCCTTATTGGGTTAGAGACAGCGTCCTTACCTCTTTGTGTGTTAATGGCGTTGAGCGACAAACGCTACGGCTTGGAAGCAGGGATCAAATATTTCACTATGGGGGCGATGGCGAGCGCGTTTTTTGCTATGGGGGCTATGGCTTTTTACTTGCTTACAGGGAGCTTGAATCTTGAAGTCATTACCCTATACTTACACACTGAGGGCGTTACAAACCCCATGCTCTTTGCGATGGGCGCTATTTTTTTGATTGGAGCGATTGGCTTTAAGGTTTCTTTAGTGCCTTTCCATACCTGGATGCCTGATGTGTATGAGGGCAATAACCCAGTCTTTGCGAGCTATATTTCCATTGTGCCTAAAATCGCTGGTTTTGTGGTAGCCACTCGCCTTTTTGGGGCGTTTATAGACACTCATACCGCTTGGGTAGAAGACATTTTTTATGTTTTGATCCTTATGACTATCACCATCCCTAATTTCATTGCTTTATGGCAAGAAGATGTCAAAAGGATGCTCGCTTATAGTTCTATTTCGCATTCTGGGTTCGCTTTAGCGTGCGTGTTTATCCACACTGAAGATAGCCAACAAGCGATGTTTGTTTATTGGTTCATGTTCGCCTTCACTTACATTGGGGCTTTTGGCCTTTTATGGCTCTTAAAAAGCCGGGAAAAAACATGGGATGAACGCTACGATCACCCCTATTCTAAATTCAACGGCCTTATCAAAACCCACCCTTTAGTGGCGATCTTGGGCGCTATTTTTGTTTTTGGGTTTGCAGGGATCCCGCCTTTTAGCGTGTTTTGGGGGAAATTTTTAGCCGTTGAAAGCGCTTTAGAGAGCAATCACATTCTTTTAGCGGTGGTGATGTTAATTAATAGCGCGGTGGCTGCGTTTTATTATTTCCGTTGGCTCGTGGCGATGTTTTTCAATAAGCCCTTACAAAGCTACGCTCAAAGCGATATTTACACCCAAAACGCTACCATGCCCATTTATGCGGTCATTATTGCCATGGCGTTAGCATGCTTGTTCTCTGTTTTTATGATGCGAGGGCTTTTAGAGTTTGTGGCTTAA